A DNA window from Chelativorans sp. AA-79 contains the following coding sequences:
- a CDS encoding low specificity L-threonine aldolase — protein sequence MNLASDNWAGAHSAISAALDEHSRGYASAYGTSELDRQVEKRFCEIFERDVAVFFVATGTAANSLSMALLNRPGGVAFAHHEAHMREDEGGAPEFLTGGARLHGVHGALGRMTPQALDEAIRLFPAEFVHSGQPMAVSITQSTEIGTVYSLDEIAGIADVCRTHDLPLHMDGARFANALVSLGTTPAEMTWKRGVDVVSFGATKNGCWCAEAIVVMDPSRARDMPFLRKRAAHLFSKSRFVAIQFDAYFRDGLWLGNAAHANRMAARLADHLARTAITRLAWQPQANEVFAVLTAATAATLQEKGVLFHPWKVPQGMGLELGTNEGLYRFVTSFATTAAEVDGFGEMLRA from the coding sequence ATCAATCTCGCATCAGACAATTGGGCCGGCGCGCACTCCGCGATCAGCGCGGCGCTGGACGAGCATTCACGCGGTTACGCTTCGGCCTACGGCACGAGCGAACTCGACCGACAGGTGGAAAAGCGCTTCTGCGAGATCTTCGAGCGAGACGTGGCGGTGTTCTTCGTCGCAACGGGAACAGCCGCGAATTCGCTGTCCATGGCGCTCCTCAACAGGCCCGGCGGTGTCGCCTTCGCCCATCATGAGGCGCATATGCGCGAGGACGAGGGCGGAGCGCCGGAATTTCTCACCGGCGGAGCGAGGCTCCATGGCGTCCATGGCGCTCTCGGGCGCATGACGCCGCAAGCCCTGGACGAGGCCATACGGCTTTTCCCGGCCGAATTCGTCCATTCCGGCCAGCCCATGGCTGTCTCCATCACGCAATCGACCGAGATAGGCACGGTCTACTCACTGGACGAAATCGCCGGTATCGCGGACGTCTGTCGCACCCACGACCTGCCCCTGCACATGGATGGCGCGCGCTTTGCCAATGCACTGGTTTCGCTCGGCACGACGCCGGCGGAAATGACCTGGAAGCGCGGGGTCGACGTCGTCTCCTTCGGCGCCACCAAGAACGGCTGCTGGTGCGCGGAGGCGATCGTGGTGATGGATCCATCGCGGGCGCGCGACATGCCCTTCCTGCGCAAGCGTGCGGCGCACCTCTTTTCGAAGTCGCGCTTCGTCGCCATACAGTTCGACGCCTATTTCCGGGACGGTTTGTGGCTCGGGAACGCTGCCCACGCAAACAGGATGGCGGCAAGACTGGCCGATCATCTTGCCCGAACGGCGATAACGCGCCTTGCATGGCAGCCGCAGGCCAATGAAGTCTTCGCGGTCCTCACCGCCGCAACCGCGGCAACGCTGCAGGAGAAGGGCGTCTTATTCCATCCGTGGAAGGTTCCACAGGGTATGGGGCTGGAGCTCGGAACAAACGAAGGGCTCTACCGCTTCGTCACCTCCTTCGCCACGACGGCGGCGGAAGTGGACGGTTTCGGCGAGATGCTGCGGGCCTGA